A stretch of Mesorhizobium sp. M2A.F.Ca.ET.046.03.2.1 DNA encodes these proteins:
- a CDS encoding YMGG-like glycine zipper-containing protein codes for MRKMIIAMVAVVAVSGCTTTEQDVVGGGLIGAGVGGLVGGGKGALIGAAVGAGSGLLVRNLRNGYCQYRDHRGRIYTARCN; via the coding sequence ATGCGGAAGATGATTATTGCCATGGTTGCCGTTGTCGCTGTCAGCGGCTGCACCACGACCGAGCAGGATGTCGTGGGCGGTGGCCTGATTGGCGCCGGCGTGGGTGGCCTGGTCGGCGGCGGCAAGGGTGCGCTGATCGGCGCGGCGGTCGGTGCCGGGTCGGGCCTCCTGGTTCGTAACCTGCGCAACGGCTATTGCCAGTACCGCGATCATCGCGGCCGGATCTACACGGCTCGCTGCAACTGA
- a CDS encoding sensor histidine kinase, protein MPPEDPTKDRTERRDGEVIAMHPAESGMQVGRALLHALHNAGISVLYQDRQMKTVWARNMGAPWASETADGKDQLSPTQAERISAVKLKVIESGNADQLELSIPGSQGVRWFQLWVDADRGDAGEVLGVVTTMVETTEQKRREQTLKALLREVSHRSKNLLAIIQSIATQTGRYAETLGEFLARFRGRLQSLASSQDLVTSSNWRGAALQELVSGQVGRYSADLARSLRFAGDNPYLNPNAALHIGLAMHELAVNSVSYGALSRADGHVEVSARLEPESGSSPSLLLTWTEAVGDAPRNEKRFGSVALERVVPMSLNGSATLEIGKDRMEYRLTVPHGNFETD, encoded by the coding sequence CGAGGTGATCGCGATGCATCCCGCCGAAAGCGGGATGCAGGTGGGGCGAGCCTTGCTTCATGCCCTGCACAATGCCGGAATCTCGGTTCTTTATCAGGATCGGCAGATGAAAACAGTCTGGGCGCGCAACATGGGCGCGCCGTGGGCCTCCGAAACCGCCGACGGCAAGGACCAGCTTTCGCCGACGCAGGCCGAACGTATAAGCGCCGTCAAGCTCAAGGTGATCGAATCCGGCAACGCCGACCAGCTCGAGCTCAGCATTCCAGGAAGCCAGGGCGTCCGTTGGTTCCAGCTTTGGGTCGATGCCGACCGCGGCGACGCCGGCGAAGTCCTCGGCGTCGTCACTACCATGGTGGAAACGACGGAGCAGAAACGTCGCGAGCAGACGCTGAAGGCATTGCTGCGCGAAGTCAGTCACCGATCGAAAAACCTCCTGGCCATCATCCAGAGCATCGCCACACAGACAGGACGCTACGCGGAGACGCTCGGTGAGTTCCTGGCGCGGTTTCGCGGCCGGCTGCAATCGCTCGCGTCCTCGCAGGATCTGGTCACATCCTCCAACTGGCGGGGAGCGGCGCTGCAGGAACTCGTATCCGGCCAGGTCGGCCGCTACAGCGCCGATCTGGCCCGGAGCCTGCGGTTCGCGGGCGACAATCCCTATCTTAACCCCAATGCCGCCCTGCATATCGGCTTGGCGATGCACGAATTGGCTGTGAACTCGGTGAGCTACGGCGCGCTGTCGCGAGCTGACGGCCATGTCGAAGTGAGCGCAAGGCTTGAACCCGAAAGCGGAAGCTCGCCCAGCCTTTTGCTGACCTGGACGGAGGCGGTCGGCGACGCGCCGCGCAATGAGAAGCGCTTCGGCAGCGTGGCGCTGGAGCGCGTCGTGCCGATGTCGCTGAACGGCTCCGCGACGCTCGAAATCGGCAAGGACCGTATGGAATACCGCCTCACCGTCCCGCATGGAAATTTCGAGACGGATTGA